The nucleotide sequence acaaatatttcttgaaagaattcaaggtaagatatatgaaccaattcatccatcatgtgaaccattttgatatttcatggttctaatagacgcatctagcggatggtctcatatttgtatgttatcaagccgtaatatggcatttgcaaagtttcttgcacaaattattaaattgagaacacattattctgattacaccattaaaaggatgagacttgataatgctggtgagttaacatctcaagcatttaatgatcattatatatctacagagattgttgttgaacatccagttgctcatgtgcatacacaaaattggtttagctaaatcaatagataaacgcttgcagctaataactagacaattgataatgagtacaaaactatcaatatttatatgtggacatgtaaatttacatgctgcgacattaattcgcattataccatgtggaagtcataaatattttcacttactacttgattttggctaagagccaaatattttccaccgtagaacattggttgtgcagtgtatgttccaattgtatcaccacaacacaataaaatgttttttcaaagaaagatggtaatatattttggatataaaacatcttcaatcataagatatactgaacccatgacgggtgatgtttttacagcacgttttgctgattgtcattttaataaaacattgttccctagattaggggggtgaagtaaaaaaaataataaaatgatgcttcatgatgtgaacatcaattaaggtatattgaactcgcacaaaagaatgtgaaacgaaagttcaaaaaataatgcatatgcaagaacttgcaaattaattactttatgcatttacagatataaaaaaaaggtgactaaatcatatataccagcgataaatgcttcagctcgaactgaaattccaaaagctggcaataatgtcactgttgagtctttgccacgcatcaaacgtggaagatcaattggttccgaagataaaaatcctcgaaaaagaaaatcagctgataatgaggtaaaagaaagtgttcaagaagaaccacaaatcaatattccttctgcagaggatattgataaatgtaaatactaaaattgcgataaattatgcaatattatggaaccgaaatgaaattaaaatctctatgagatattttcatataatgttacaatgacatcatgaataaagatgatgatctggaactaaaatctgtcattgaatatacaaaatggacatgattgagctcaatggaaaggaacaatacgagctgaattagaatcgctcgataaaagaaaagttttcggatcaatcgttatcacttttaaagatgtgaaacgtatgggatacaaatgaatttttatccgaaaagaaatgtgcaaatgaagttacaaggaaaactagacttgtaactcaatatttcccacaaagaccataaatgaattatgaggaaaacttatcctcctgtaatggatacaattacttattagatacttaatcaacctggtagttatttaaatgcatctcatgaatgttgttactacttatctgtatggatcacttaataatgatatatatgaatatacctaaagagttaaggtatcataagcatctaatgtaaaactcaagggaatatattccattaaatcacaaagatttctaaatgggtttatacaaacgggacgtatgtggtataaccgattagatgactacttgataaaaaaaagggtataaatataaacttattttgcacgtatgttttataaaaacaatgttcggatatgagatcgtagttgtttatgtcaatgttcttaacatcatatgaacaaataaagagatctatgaaatcattcaacttctaaagaattattttgaaatgaaagatcttgaaaaaaccaagtattaccttggattgcaaattgagcatatgcctaatgatttacttgtacatcaaacaacttataccgaaaagattttaaaacattttttttaaagacactcattgttgttagatcactcaatattgacactgatctatttcatccctgcgaagatcatgaaaatcttaacagatcggaagttccatattttagtgcaattgaggttcttatgtatcttatagattgtacaagacctgacatttctcttgcagttaatttgttggcaagattcagctcaaatgacaatggagcgggatcaaacacatattttgatacccttgagaaactgctgatttaaaattattttattctaacgtttcaaaacaagatttggttgattatgtatatacaggtcattcatcaaatcctcataaagataaatctcaaactcgatatgtattcctaaatggaggtaccaaaaaatcatggcgttcttaaaacaaacacttgttgcaacatcatcaaatcatgacgaagtgattgcattatatgaaactactcgaaaatgtgtttggttgagatcaatgacacaaatcattattgattcttgtggactagaacgctataaaagactaacaactatcttcaccaacaactatatatgaagataatgcagcttgcataatacaaatgaaagaagagtatcaaaagtgactgaacaaaatataaatactgacgaggcgccaaagccatagacggtcttaatggtcataagtttgatggaaaagaatggtatattggtaaggctcagaaaagactacaagggaataggaattgaaacaagggtttgagcaaaccatgaaggagactgtagacaaatcacatgggctaaacttgtacataaaagatttagatgatacagtttcagatgaaaacctcagattcttctcatatactcaagatctcgtaaaagacaaccagattaaaatgagatacgttcaatcaacaactctgctgatctttataccaaagcactgccaactgctattttcagaacacacgttcataatattggcatgaggcatgttcagaagatgtaacaactcaggcgttgcctacttgagggggagtcaactctatactgcactctttttcccttagctaaagttttatcccaatgggttttctttagcaagggttttaacgaggcagtactagttattctctaataaaattgtcttccaagggggagtgttataaaatatctagattgtgttataaaatatctagattggatgttaattttattattattatatttcttgcatagtaatattttatactataaatagacatgtatggtaaccatttaaggtgtatcatttctcttgaaatatcaatatcaatatttcttctctccttcttctctctttgttcttataaccattaaaggtagttataaacctactgaattataacaaaagcTACCCATATTGATCCGCTTGActgaatttatattattattttaagtaatAATTAAGGGTATAATAGGTAATTTGGAGTAAATATAATGTCCTTGGAATTGTTATAAAAATTTAACATTGAAATATTTGGGATGAACAAAGGTGGAAAGCTAACATCGGCCAATTCATCTTTTCGGTTTTGTTCAAATTCACTTGATTAAGCATGATGGAAGCACATTTCATAAACACTTTTAAACCTTTCGCCTAAAACTCATTTGAAACCCTACAAACCCTACAAACCCCTTTTGATAAAACAGTCGTTTACGCAGAAGCGATGTAAACGTCTAAATAACATTACCGGAGCACGATGATTGAACAAAAATTGTTGCATAAGTTTCTTTTCTTGAGCTAGAGCTAGAGAAACAATCACTTGTTAACAGTAATCAATCATCAGCAGTTAAAAGCACGCAACTAGAAGTTGAGATTCAGAGTTCTACATCCGAGGTATGTAGGCCATTACATGATTTAATTTCATCAATGTCCGATTCACAATAATCGAATAATGAAGTTATGGAATTGAAACGAGTTGTTGAGAAATTGAAACTGAGGGAGTCTAAGAATGTGGTGAAAATTGATGTTATTGAGAAGGAAAGGTATTTGTTGTTTGAACGAGTGAATGATTATGTTGAAAAATTTAAGTAATATGAGAGTCTGAGTTCCAGAAGAGAATAATAATTTAACTTTTTAAAGGAGAAATTaaacaaaattaaataaataacgagAAATTGACTGATTTGGAAGTTGGAGTCAAGTTTTAATGGCCGTTCAATTTAACATGAAATCAAACAGAATCGAGCAGTCTTTCTTCTTCGCCATTCAACttttaattagattagattacttcAATGGCAATTCAATTTCTATTGATGTTTATGTTTGTGCGGTTATGTCTGCAACCTCCAGATTTGAAACCCTGAGTGAAGTTAAATGAGAAAGGTGAAGAAAATGACGAAATTATTCTTCTGTGCATGCGATATTACTTAACACAGAAGATAGTTGATGGCTGGCTTCGCGTGTAGCTTTGTCAAACCATGACAACCGGTCATGAAAAACAAGTCAAAGGGAGGGGCTACCGGGCTAGTAATATGGTACACAACACGTTCACTAAATGCATAATTTTTTCAAAATAATAACCCAAAGTTATGAAGGTCTGGCAAGTCATATGAGGTTAAACAAAAGGTATATATCTTTTTTATTTACAAGCTCCAGCTTCCATTTTTTTTACCATAAAACAAATGGCTATTTATGTGGATGTTACTCTTGAAGATTGAAAGCGAATGccttaaagaaaaggaaaaaaaggaACCTTCTTTTCTCCTTTTTAGTCACTTTCTCTTTTTTGTGTGTGTTGATAATACAACAAGACAACTGGTGAAGTTTACATCGTCATATCTTAGTAATTTCTTGGAAACAATGTTAGCCACTAGTTATTTTGACAAGTTTATAACCAATTTATAAGTTTGAATACAGATAAGCTATAAGACTCGATCATTTTTCACCAAATCCCATATTATCATCAACAATTATTGTATTACAAGATCATGTAAATAACCATGTCTGGTGAGGACGTTGAATCTTCCCTATCCCTAGAGTCACTACATCCGTGTCGTCAGTTTACAATTGCCGAGATTCAGTTAGTTACTGATAACTTTGATGAATCATTGGTCATCGGACGTGGGGGTTTTGGCAAGGTTTATCGAGGAACAATTACTAATGGGGTAACTCGTTTGGATGTTGCCGTAAAGCGGCTGGATACAACTTCCAATCAAGGAGCACTCGAATTTTGGACAGAAGTTAAGATGCTTTCACAGTTAAGGCACTGTCACTTAGTCTCTTTGATTGGTTATTGCAATGATATGCAAGAGATGGCACTTGTTTACGAATTTATGCCTCGTGGAACCCTTGAAGATCATCTCCACAAATTACGAGCTCCTCTCACTTGGATTCGAAGGCTAAAAATATGTATAGGGGCTGCTCGAGGGTTAGATTACCTTCACACTGGCACAGGCATAAAGCATGGAGTGATACACCGGGATGTTAAAAGCTCAAATATATTGTTGGACGACACTTGGGCTGCTAAGATTTCGGACTTTGGGCTGTCCAAAATAGGTCCAATAAATCAGTCAGATAGTGGTGTCAACACTCTAGTGAAAGGTACATTCGGATATCTAGATCCTGATTATTACCAGACTGGTAGGCTAACCCGAAAGTCTGATGTGTATGCCTTTGGGGTGGTACTATTTGAAGTCTTGTGTGAGAAACGAGCAGTAGATAGAAGTCTTGATGAGGATCAATGGGGTTTAGCATGTTGGGTACAAGACTGTATCAAAGAAGGTAGGTTAAAGCAAATAGTTGATCTCAATATAAGTGAAAATATCTCCTACATGTTTGAAAGAGTTTGCTGTTTGCACAGCTAGCGGTTGGGTGTTTGCATAGCCACCCGAAACAACGTCCTACAATGTCTCAGGTTGTGGTGGCCCTTGAGCGTATCTTAGCGTTACAGGTGAAAGAAGACGATAAAATTCAGGCCCAAggcatgacaacatttgggaaaagGATGTCTACATTTGTCTTTCCATCCAATAGGAAAAACTCAGGTACAATGTTCTTTTCAAGTGTTTGTCCTTATATTAATGTGCATATCTACACTTTTAATCCTTCAAATTTTGATATATTCACAATCAATCCCTAATTTCAGCCCAACTCCACCTACGATTAGGTGTTAGATGTTTCTAAGATTGAGCATTTAATTACATGTTATCTGTTGAACTTATAGTTGGAGTTGAAAGTTTAAAACCCTTGGAACTATACCTCAGTACTGTTCAAGATGAAAACCAACTACTACGTAGGTTCCATTTTGAAGCTATCGAAGTTGCAACTGAAAAATTCTCTGAATCTAATAAGATTTGTGATGAGGGATATGGTTGCTTGTACAAGGTATTTAATTTAATACTTTCTTTTACACTAGTTTTTCTCGTGGTTTGCTAAATTGCTCCAATTAGGTTTCCTTTCAGGGAAggctacaaaatggacatgatgttACAGTTCTTTCACCTTATTGGGATTTTATGAAGGATAAAGAACTTGTTATCAACCAAGTATCAGTACTTGTAAAGCTGAAACATAAGAATTTAATTGAGTTGATTGGATATTGCATTGAAAAAGAAAAAAGAGTGTATCTCGTTTATAATTGTGCACCACAGGCAACCCTGGATTGCATAATGGGTGGTATGAACTCTTCGTTTTGAACTGTgtctcatatatataatataaatcaaATATTATGGTGGCAGCTTTTTATATTGTAGTTACTTTTTTCCTTAATTTGATAGACGTATGTTTTGTGATCTATGTTCGTAGATCCACGGTGTACTCTTTTGAACTGGAACAAAAGGTACAAAATCTTATTAGGGATTGCTAGAGAACTTGTTTACCTTCACAAGCAGGCTCCTGATCCGATCATACACGGTGATGTAAAACCTGAAAACATTGTATTAGATGAAAGGTTTTATCCAAACCTTTCAAATTTTGGGTTGGCCTCGCAAATCGAAGAAACTGACCGCACTCGTGTTGATAGGGTTTGTGGAAACCGGTAAGTACATATTTTTTAGCTCATGAACATATATTAAAGTATATAGAATCTCTCTACTGGGGAAACAGTTTTTCCAACATATTTTATGTGCACTTTATCAATCATGTTGCGCACTATATGACCATTTCCCTTAGAAATCACAAAAATATAACAAAAAATAATGTATCATTAGCAATGTTACCGTAAGTTTTCAGTTGTGACTCATGATGAATTGAGACCCTTACCAAATAGTTGTTGGTTCGACTTGACATGGCTGGTGGTCATCCATAGTTTAAACATTCAAAACAAGAAGTTAAATTCAGAGAATCGTTCTGAAATTTACAATTTTGTTGTTTGGTCATAGAGTCGTCCGAATATTTTTGTCTTGGATTACTGATTTCTTTTAAGATTTTGATTTCATTTTGGTCTTGGATGCTGCTATTCTATGACCTGTTTTCTCCAGGTTGTTATAATTTACATTTTTGATTTTGATCGTCACTAATTAATACCTGCAAATGTAACAGGGGTAACATTGCGCCGGAATTAGTTTTGAGGTCATGTCTATCGGCC is from Rutidosis leptorrhynchoides isolate AG116_Rl617_1_P2 chromosome 10, CSIRO_AGI_Rlap_v1, whole genome shotgun sequence and encodes:
- the LOC139870137 gene encoding probable receptor-like protein kinase At2g39360, giving the protein MSGEDVESSLSLESLHPCRQFTIAEIQLVTDNFDESLVIGRGGFGKVYRGTITNGVTRLDVAVKRLDTTSNQGALEFWTEVKMLSQLRHCHLVSLIGYCNDMQEMALVYEFMPRGTLEDHLHKLRAPLTWIRRLKICIGAARGLDYLHTGTGIKHGVIHRDVKSSNILLDDTWAAKISDFGLSKIGPINQSDSGVNTLVKGTFGYLDPDYYQTGRLTRKSDVYAFGVVLFEVLCEKRAVDRSLDEDQWGLACWLAVGCLHSHPKQRPTMSQVVVALERILALQVKEDDKIQAQGMTTFGKRMSTFVFPSNRKNSVGVESLKPLELYLSTVQDENQLLRRFHFEAIEVATEKFSESNKICDEGYGCLYKGRLQNGHDVTVLSPYWDFMKDKELVINQVSVLVKLKHKNLIELIGYCIEKEKRVYLVYNCAPQATLDCIMGDPRCTLLNWNKRYKILLGIARELVYLHKQAPDPIIHGDVKPENIVLDERFYPNLSNFGLASQIEETDRTRVDRVCGNRGNIAPELVLRSCLSAKADVYSFGITVLETITGRKVSEMYQFVE